The proteins below are encoded in one region of Rhododendron vialii isolate Sample 1 chromosome 7a, ASM3025357v1:
- the LOC131332627 gene encoding protein LEAD-SENSITIVE 1-like — protein MGAGYPVAQSDPESTVVQRAMYLFENGFGNYHLVKNNCEDFALYRRTGILIIDDKGAGRSGQIATLLSVFPELSATLYPSSKGTFSERVRKFSKGSYANDVGVREDVIKVPVEDMDKFHRGSF, from the exons ATGGGAGCGGGGTATCCGG TTGctcaatccgatccggaaagcACCGTGGTCCAGAGGGCCATGTATCTGTTCGAAAATGGATTCGGAAACTATCATTTGGTTAAGAATAACTGCGAGGATTTTGCTTTGTACCGTAGAACAGGGATTTTGATAATCGATGACAAGGGAGCGGGAAGGAGTGGTCAAATAGCTACTCTTTTGTCAGTGTTTCCTGAGTTATCAGCAACACTTTATCCTTCTTCCAAGGGAACGTTTTCCGAGCGAGTTCGTAAGTTTAGCAAGGGTAGTTATGCCAATGACGTTGGTGTTCGAGAAGATGTTATTAAGGTGCCGGTCGAGGACATGGACAAGTTCCATCGGGGATCATTTTGA